The proteins below are encoded in one region of Pacificitalea manganoxidans:
- a CDS encoding DUF6497 family protein, with amino-acid sequence MDWSQKFTLTLTSIPVAPIAALRLAYPMAHCVATPPRGLPGGSALGAMAVACLLALAPGTARAGDPAPADLTAIAAGEEVGPLPSGQTVTFLDAFIEPQTGLAETWLTLRFLAPRIAADGDVDFDSASLDLDALCDGPGRRETARIAAQGAKIDQVVIAMLDRPIPRGESDIDATSYYGAYLPHESGCIWQ; translated from the coding sequence ATGGACTGGAGCCAGAAATTCACCCTAACCCTGACATCTATACCTGTCGCGCCCATAGCCGCGCTGCGCCTCGCCTATCCCATGGCCCATTGCGTCGCGACGCCTCCGCGCGGGCTGCCCGGTGGTTCTGCGCTGGGCGCTATGGCCGTGGCCTGCCTGCTGGCGCTCGCGCCGGGCACCGCCCGCGCCGGGGATCCCGCGCCCGCCGATCTCACCGCGATTGCAGCGGGGGAGGAGGTCGGCCCGCTGCCCTCCGGCCAGACCGTCACCTTTCTCGACGCCTTCATCGAGCCGCAGACCGGCCTCGCGGAGACGTGGCTGACCCTGCGCTTTCTCGCGCCGCGAATCGCCGCTGACGGAGATGTCGATTTTGATTCGGCGAGCCTCGATCTCGACGCGCTTTGCGACGGTCCCGGTCGGCGGGAAACCGCCCGGATCGCCGCTCAGGGCGCAAAGATCGATCAAGTCGTCATCGCGATGCTCGACCGTCCGATCCCGCGCGGAGAAAGTGACATTGACGCAACGTCATACTATGGGGCCTATCTGCCCCATGAATCAGGCTGCATCTGGCAATGA
- a CDS encoding acyl-CoA carboxylase subunit beta, translating to MKDILEELEQRRDMARAGGGPRRVEAQHGKGKLTARERVELLLDEGSFEEFDMFVAHRCTEFDMQKDRPYGDGVITGWGTINGRMVYVFSQDFTVFGGSLSETHAQKICKIMDMAMQNGAPVIGINDSGGARIQEGVASLAGYAEVFQRNVMASGVVPQISVIMGPCAGGAVYSPAMTDFIFMVKDSSYMFVTGPDVVKTVTNEQVTAEELGGALTHTRKSSVADGAFENDVEALAEVRRLVDFLPLNNREKPPVRPFFDDVARVEDSLDTLIPENPNTPYDMKELIVKLADEGDFYEIQEDFAKNMITGFIRLEGRTVGVVANQPMVLAGCLDIDSSRKAARFVRFCDCFEIPLLTLVDVPGFLPGTGQEFGGVIKHGAKLLFAYGEATVPKVTVITRKAYGGAYDVMASKHLRGDFNYAWPTAEIAVMGAKGAVEILYRSELGDAEKIAERTRMYEDRFANPFVAAERGFIDEVIQPHSTRRRVSRAFASLRGKRLENPWKKHDNIPL from the coding sequence ATGAAAGACATCCTAGAAGAGCTGGAACAGCGTCGCGACATGGCCCGCGCCGGGGGTGGCCCGCGCCGGGTCGAGGCGCAGCACGGCAAGGGCAAACTGACCGCGCGGGAGCGGGTCGAATTGCTGCTCGACGAAGGCTCGTTCGAGGAATTCGACATGTTCGTCGCCCATCGCTGCACCGAATTCGACATGCAGAAGGATCGCCCCTATGGCGACGGGGTCATCACCGGCTGGGGCACGATCAACGGTCGCATGGTCTATGTCTTCAGTCAGGATTTCACCGTGTTCGGCGGCTCCCTGTCGGAAACCCACGCGCAGAAAATCTGCAAGATCATGGATATGGCGATGCAGAACGGCGCGCCGGTGATCGGCATCAACGATTCCGGCGGCGCGCGCATCCAAGAGGGCGTCGCCAGCCTTGCGGGCTACGCGGAAGTGTTCCAGCGCAATGTCATGGCCTCCGGCGTCGTGCCGCAAATCTCCGTCATCATGGGGCCCTGCGCGGGCGGGGCGGTCTATTCCCCTGCGATGACCGACTTCATCTTTATGGTGAAGGACAGCTCCTACATGTTCGTCACCGGCCCCGATGTGGTGAAAACGGTGACCAACGAACAGGTCACGGCCGAGGAGCTGGGCGGTGCGCTGACCCATACCCGCAAAAGCTCCGTCGCGGATGGCGCGTTTGAAAACGATGTCGAGGCACTGGCGGAGGTGCGGCGGCTCGTCGATTTCCTGCCCCTCAACAACCGGGAAAAACCGCCGGTGCGCCCGTTTTTCGATGATGTGGCGCGGGTGGAGGATAGCCTCGATACGCTGATCCCCGAAAATCCGAACACGCCCTATGATATGAAAGAGTTGATCGTGAAGCTCGCCGACGAAGGCGATTTCTACGAGATACAGGAAGACTTCGCCAAAAACATGATCACCGGCTTCATCCGGCTGGAGGGGCGCACGGTGGGGGTCGTCGCGAACCAGCCGATGGTGCTGGCCGGGTGTCTGGATATCGACAGTTCGCGCAAGGCCGCGCGGTTCGTGCGCTTCTGCGACTGTTTCGAAATACCGCTGCTGACGCTTGTCGATGTGCCCGGCTTCCTGCCCGGCACGGGGCAAGAATTTGGCGGCGTCATCAAGCACGGCGCCAAACTGCTCTTTGCCTATGGCGAGGCGACGGTGCCCAAGGTCACGGTCATCACCCGCAAGGCCTATGGCGGCGCCTACGACGTCATGGCGTCAAAACATCTGCGCGGGGATTTCAACTATGCATGGCCCACCGCCGAAATCGCGGTCATGGGCGCGAAAGGCGCGGTGGAGATCCTCTACCGGTCCGAATTGGGCGATGCGGAAAAAATCGCCGAGCGCACGCGCATGTATGAAGACCGCTTCGCCAATCCCTTTGTCGCCGCCGAGCGTGGCTTCATCGACGAGGTGATTCAGCCGCATTCGACACGCCGCCGGGTGAGTCGCGCTTTCGCCTCTCTCCGGGGCAAGCGGTTGGAGAATCCGTGGAAGAAGCACGACAACATCCCGCTCTGA
- a CDS encoding multidrug effflux MFS transporter yields MASRPKSVLFDRSTPPHIITLVLLAGLAALTMNIFVPSLPAMTVAFDTDYTIMAQAVTFYLAMSALLQLVIGPISDRYGRRAVMLGSVALFLLATLGTIFTENVQTFLIFRMAQAVIATGLVLSRAVVRDMFGADEAASMIGYVTMGMAVVPMVGPVIGGLLQEQFGWQSNFWLLFGAGVLVLWLVWVDMGETGLRSGLRFADQLREYPLLLTSPRFWGYCSTAACTTGTFFAYLGGAPLVATDVYGLSAAQTGFYFAFAALGYMAGNYLSGRLSSRIGIDRMALYGTVPPLVAVIALLVTVPLGLPGWAFFAMFALVGLGNGVCLPNAISGMLSVRPHLAGSASGLGGAIQIGGGAAFSSVAALSLGYGTAPYPILFLMLLSSAGALLSIVLVVRRNRRLAREALRAQAEAPAQAEA; encoded by the coding sequence ATGGCATCCAGACCCAAATCCGTGCTCTTTGATCGCAGCACCCCGCCCCATATCATAACGCTTGTCCTGTTGGCGGGGCTGGCGGCGTTGACGATGAACATTTTCGTCCCCTCGCTGCCCGCTATGACGGTGGCGTTCGACACCGATTACACGATCATGGCGCAGGCGGTGACGTTCTATCTGGCGATGTCGGCGCTGCTGCAACTGGTGATCGGGCCGATTTCCGACCGCTACGGGCGGCGCGCGGTGATGCTGGGGTCGGTCGCGTTGTTCCTGCTGGCGACGCTGGGCACGATTTTCACCGAGAATGTGCAGACCTTTCTCATTTTCCGCATGGCGCAGGCGGTGATCGCCACCGGGCTGGTGCTGAGCCGGGCGGTGGTGCGCGACATGTTCGGCGCCGATGAGGCCGCTTCGATGATCGGCTATGTCACGATGGGCATGGCCGTGGTGCCGATGGTGGGTCCGGTGATTGGCGGGCTGTTGCAGGAGCAGTTCGGCTGGCAGTCGAACTTCTGGCTGCTGTTCGGGGCCGGTGTGCTGGTGCTGTGGCTGGTCTGGGTCGATATGGGCGAGACCGGGCTGCGCAGCGGGCTGCGCTTTGCCGATCAGTTGCGGGAATATCCGCTGCTGCTGACCTCGCCCCGGTTCTGGGGCTATTGCAGCACCGCCGCCTGCACCACGGGCACGTTTTTCGCCTATCTCGGCGGCGCGCCGCTGGTCGCGACCGATGTCTACGGGCTGAGCGCGGCGCAGACCGGGTTCTATTTCGCCTTTGCCGCACTGGGCTACATGGCGGGCAACTACCTGTCGGGGCGGCTGTCGTCGCGGATCGGCATCGACCGGATGGCGCTTTATGGCACGGTGCCGCCGCTGGTGGCGGTGATCGCGCTGCTGGTCACGGTGCCGCTGGGGCTGCCGGGCTGGGCGTTTTTCGCGATGTTCGCGCTGGTCGGGCTGGGAAACGGGGTGTGCCTGCCCAATGCGATTTCCGGCATGTTGTCGGTGCGGCCGCATCTGGCCGGATCGGCCAGCGGGCTGGGCGGCGCGATCCAGATCGGCGGCGGGGCTGCGTTTTCGTCGGTCGCGGCGCTGTCGCTGGGCTATGGCACCGCGCCCTACCCCATCCTATTCCTGATGCTGCTCAGTTCGGCGGGCGCGTTGCTGTCGATCGTGCTGGTGGTGCGGCGCAACCGGCGGCTGGCGCGCGAGGCGCTACGCGCACAGGCGGAGGCGCCCGCGCAAGCGGAGGCTTGA
- a CDS encoding helix-turn-helix domain-containing protein, which yields MAQQKLYAGAKLREIRTRLSLTQKAFAEKLGVSLPYLNQMERNNRPVSTGVVLALAQEFGFDVAELSTGDTERLVSDMREALADQAFSSMPPLADLRLAASNAPALARAFLELHQAYRQTYERLASLDSALGRASVDRTISPWEEVRDFFHYCDNYLDALDRAAERLDAGGDAEAAAVAQLEARGVTLRMAEETALRHYDPERRVLTLSSRSNAATRRFQLLHQFALIAQAPLLDATLDLARFQTEEARDIARIGLANYFAGAAQMPYLRFLTAARHTRHDLERLAERFGASIEQVAHRLSTLQRPGAKGVPFFFVRVDQAGTITKRHSATRMQFARFGGACPLWNVHRAFETPGQFLRQLAETPDGERYVSLARDVSKPGGAWGAPVRRYAIALGCQVAHAPDLVYADGLDVGRPAAFEPIGISCRICERLDCHQRSVPPLERRLSINPDRREILPYRISVLGD from the coding sequence ATGGCCCAACAAAAACTCTATGCCGGGGCCAAGCTGCGTGAGATCCGCACCCGGCTGTCGCTGACCCAGAAGGCCTTCGCGGAGAAGCTGGGCGTGTCCCTGCCCTACCTTAACCAGATGGAGCGCAACAACCGCCCCGTGAGCACCGGCGTCGTGCTGGCGCTGGCGCAGGAGTTCGGCTTTGACGTCGCCGAGCTGAGCACGGGGGACACCGAGCGGCTGGTGTCGGACATGCGCGAGGCCTTGGCCGATCAGGCGTTTTCGTCGATGCCGCCGCTGGCGGATTTGCGGCTGGCGGCGTCCAATGCCCCGGCGCTGGCGCGCGCGTTTCTGGAACTGCATCAAGCCTACCGGCAAACCTATGAGCGGCTGGCCTCGCTTGATTCCGCGCTGGGGCGCGCATCGGTCGACCGGACGATTTCACCGTGGGAAGAGGTGCGCGACTTCTTTCATTATTGCGACAATTACCTCGACGCGCTGGACCGCGCGGCGGAGCGGTTGGACGCGGGCGGCGATGCGGAGGCCGCGGCAGTGGCGCAACTGGAGGCGCGCGGCGTAACCCTGCGCATGGCCGAGGAAACCGCGCTGCGCCATTACGACCCCGAGCGCCGGGTTCTGACCCTGTCGTCGCGCAGCAACGCCGCCACGCGGCGGTTTCAGTTGCTGCATCAGTTTGCCCTGATCGCACAGGCGCCGCTGCTGGACGCGACACTGGATCTGGCGCGATTTCAGACGGAGGAAGCCCGCGACATCGCGCGGATCGGGCTCGCCAACTATTTCGCCGGGGCCGCGCAGATGCCCTATCTGCGGTTCCTTACTGCCGCGCGCCACACCCGCCACGATCTGGAGCGGCTGGCGGAGCGGTTCGGCGCCTCGATCGAGCAGGTGGCGCATCGGCTGTCCACGCTGCAACGACCGGGGGCCAAAGGGGTGCCGTTCTTCTTCGTGCGGGTCGATCAGGCGGGCACGATCACCAAACGCCATTCCGCGACACGGATGCAATTCGCGCGGTTCGGCGGGGCCTGCCCGCTATGGAATGTGCATCGCGCCTTTGAAACGCCGGGCCAGTTCCTGCGGCAATTGGCGGAAACCCCGGATGGGGAGCGCTATGTGTCGCTGGCGCGCGATGTGTCGAAACCGGGTGGCGCATGGGGTGCGCCGGTGCGGCGCTATGCCATCGCGCTGGGGTGTCAGGTCGCCCATGCGCCCGATCTGGTCTATGCCGACGGGCTGGATGTGGGGCGGCCTGCCGCATTTGAGCCGATCGGCATTTCCTGCCGGATCTGCGAGCGGCTGGACTGTCACCAACGTTCGGTTCCGCCGCTGGAACGACGGCTGAGCATCAATCCCGACCGGCGCGAGATCCTGCCCTACCGGATCAGCGTGCTGGGGGATTGA
- a CDS encoding metallophosphoesterase family protein has translation MIVGVISDTHGLLRPEAIAALQGVDAILHGGDIGPEQVLTDLERIAPVTAIRGNVDTAPWCAALPETRVLTLAGVTIHMLHDLKTLGADPAAEGYGVVISGHSHKPLIERRDGVLYLNPGSAGRRRFRLPVTLARLNLRDAARPRADLVTLDV, from the coding sequence ATGATCGTCGGGGTCATCTCGGACACGCATGGGCTGCTGCGCCCTGAAGCCATCGCCGCGTTGCAGGGTGTCGACGCGATCCTGCATGGCGGCGATATCGGCCCGGAGCAGGTCCTGACCGATCTGGAGCGCATCGCGCCGGTCACGGCCATCCGCGGCAATGTCGATACTGCCCCGTGGTGCGCCGCCCTGCCGGAGACGCGGGTTCTGACGCTGGCGGGGGTGACGATCCACATGCTGCACGATCTGAAGACGCTGGGCGCCGACCCGGCGGCGGAGGGCTACGGCGTGGTCATCTCCGGCCATTCGCACAAACCCCTGATCGAGCGGCGGGACGGTGTGCTGTATCTCAACCCCGGAAGCGCGGGGCGGCGGCGGTTTCGGTTGCCAGTGACGCTGGCGCGGCTGAATCTGCGCGATGCGGCGCGGCCGCGCGCGGATCTGGTGACGCTCGACGTCTGA
- a CDS encoding thiamine diphosphokinase has product MSDPILRSTAPVTLLGGGEAPSDLLSEALRHAPDLVCADGGADRALAAGLMPQAVIGDLDSISAQARVAVPPERLHPIPEQDSTDFDKCLRHIAAPLVLGVGFLGGRVDHELAAFSTLVTRCDRPCVLLGARDVICVAPPDCTLAVAEGTRVSLYPLARVAGVSQGLRWPIEGLDFAPDRRIGTSNMAAASGTVRLRFDAPGMLLILPRRCLTVMMTALLHAPGWR; this is encoded by the coding sequence ATGAGCGATCCGATCCTGCGCAGCACCGCGCCTGTCACCTTGCTGGGCGGGGGCGAGGCCCCTTCCGACCTGCTGTCCGAGGCGCTGCGCCATGCGCCCGATCTGGTCTGTGCCGATGGCGGCGCGGACCGGGCGCTGGCTGCCGGGCTGATGCCGCAGGCGGTGATCGGCGACCTCGATTCGATATCGGCGCAGGCGCGGGTGGCGGTGCCGCCGGAGCGTTTGCACCCGATCCCCGAGCAAGACAGCACCGATTTCGACAAATGCCTGCGCCACATTGCGGCACCGCTGGTTTTGGGGGTCGGGTTTCTGGGCGGTCGCGTGGATCATGAACTGGCGGCGTTCAGCACGCTGGTGACGCGCTGCGACCGGCCTTGCGTATTGCTGGGCGCGCGGGATGTGATCTGCGTCGCGCCGCCCGACTGCACGCTGGCCGTGGCCGAGGGCACGCGGGTCTCTCTCTATCCGCTGGCGCGGGTGGCGGGGGTATCGCAGGGCCTGCGCTGGCCGATCGAGGGGCTGGATTTCGCGCCCGACCGCCGCATCGGCACGTCAAACATGGCCGCGGCCAGTGGCACCGTGCGGCTGCGCTTCGACGCGCCGGGGATGCTGCTTATCCTGCCGCGTCGGTGTTTGACGGTGATGATGACGGCCCTGCTGCATGCGCCGGGGTGGCGGTGA
- a CDS encoding DMT family transporter, producing the protein MDRPMLGILMMLMFCLLAPLGDALAKILGAQLPVGELVLIRFGFQAVLMTPLVLATRGAAGMRVSRRVLGFTLLRTLFHIGGITAMFLALTYLPLADAIAIAFVMPFLLLLLGWLLLDEEVGPRRLIACFIGFLGTLLVIQPSFAAVGMAALLPLAVAVFFASFMLTTRVIAREVDAIPLQALSALMALPICGAILLAGQGSDIPLLAWEPPRAGHWPLLIALGCTGTAAHLFMTWSLRFAPAATLAPMQYLEIPIATLIGLFLFSEFPDGLALVGISIVMGSGLYIVFRERALAQKARITATPAHAAGPSSSPSNTDAAG; encoded by the coding sequence ATGGACCGTCCGATGCTCGGCATCCTGATGATGCTGATGTTCTGCCTGCTTGCGCCGCTGGGCGATGCGCTGGCCAAGATCCTTGGCGCGCAGCTACCGGTGGGGGAGCTGGTGCTGATCCGCTTCGGGTTTCAGGCGGTGCTGATGACGCCCTTGGTGCTGGCCACACGCGGGGCGGCGGGGATGCGGGTCTCCCGCCGGGTTCTGGGCTTCACGCTGCTGCGGACGCTGTTTCATATCGGCGGCATCACCGCGATGTTTCTGGCGCTGACCTACCTGCCGCTGGCCGATGCCATCGCCATCGCCTTTGTCATGCCGTTTCTGCTGTTGCTGCTGGGCTGGCTCCTGCTGGATGAGGAAGTCGGCCCCCGGCGGCTGATCGCGTGCTTCATAGGGTTCCTCGGCACGCTTCTGGTGATTCAGCCCAGCTTTGCCGCCGTGGGCATGGCCGCGCTTCTGCCGCTTGCGGTGGCGGTGTTTTTCGCCAGCTTCATGCTGACCACCCGCGTCATCGCGCGCGAGGTCGACGCAATCCCGCTACAGGCGCTCAGCGCGCTGATGGCCCTGCCGATCTGTGGCGCGATCTTGCTGGCGGGGCAGGGCAGCGATATTCCGCTGTTGGCGTGGGAGCCCCCGCGCGCCGGGCATTGGCCGCTGCTGATCGCGCTGGGCTGCACTGGCACGGCGGCGCATCTGTTCATGACATGGTCGCTGCGCTTTGCGCCCGCCGCCACGCTGGCGCCGATGCAATATCTGGAAATCCCGATTGCCACCCTGATCGGGCTGTTCCTCTTCAGCGAGTTTCCCGATGGGCTGGCGCTGGTGGGGATTTCTATCGTGATGGGGTCGGGGCTCTATATCGTTTTCCGCGAACGCGCGCTGGCGCAGAAAGCCCGGATCACCGCCACCCCGGCGCATGCAGCAGGGCCGTCATCATCACCGTCAAACACCGACGCGGCAGGATAA
- the gatC gene encoding Asp-tRNA(Asn)/Glu-tRNA(Gln) amidotransferase subunit GatC — MSIDTETARRVAKLARIAVPEENLPALAEEFNAILGFIEQLGEVDVDGVEPMTSVTPMRLKRREDVVTDGNQPEKVLANAPDAREGFFAVPKVVE; from the coding sequence ATGTCCATCGATACAGAAACCGCACGCCGCGTGGCGAAACTTGCCCGGATTGCGGTGCCTGAAGAGAACCTCCCCGCGCTGGCGGAGGAGTTCAACGCGATCCTCGGCTTCATCGAACAGCTGGGCGAGGTCGATGTCGACGGCGTCGAGCCGATGACCTCGGTCACGCCGATGCGGCTGAAACGGCGCGAGGATGTCGTCACCGACGGCAACCAGCCCGAAAAGGTGCTGGCCAATGCGCCCGATGCCCGCGAGGGCTTCTTCGCGGTTCCCAAGGTGGTGGAGTGA
- the gatA gene encoding Asp-tRNA(Asn)/Glu-tRNA(Gln) amidotransferase subunit GatA — MSDLTKLTIAEARDALRRGETTSVALTEACLAEIDAADALGAFVHKTPDIALDQARAADARISEGGATALPDMCGIPLGIKDLFCTQGVESQAASAILSGFRPEYESTVTRQLFDAGAVMLGKLNMDEFAMGSSNETSTYGNAVNPWRREGDDTALTPGGSSGGSSAAVAADLCLAATGTDTGGSIRQPAAFTGITGLKPTYGRVSRWGIIAYASSLDQAGPMTKTVRDAAIMLGAMAGHDPKDSTSADLAVPDFEAALTGDIRGKTIGIPREYRMDGMSDEIDALWREGTEMLRDAGATITDISLPHTKYALPAYYVIAPAEASSNLARYDGVRFGHRAKLGQGDGITEMYEKTRAEGFGHEVQRRIMVGTYVLSAGFYDAYYNRARKVRTLIKRDFEQVFEQGVDAILTPATPTAAFGLGEMTEADPVAMYLNDVFTVTLNLAGLPGVSVPTGLDRSGLPLGLQLIGRPWEEADLLNTAHALETAAGFVSKPTRWW, encoded by the coding sequence ATGTCCGACCTGACGAAACTGACCATTGCCGAAGCCCGTGACGCGCTGCGCCGGGGCGAAACGACATCCGTTGCGCTGACCGAGGCCTGTCTGGCCGAGATCGACGCCGCCGATGCGCTGGGCGCGTTCGTGCACAAGACGCCCGACATCGCGCTGGACCAAGCCCGTGCCGCCGATGCCCGCATCAGCGAAGGCGGGGCCACCGCCCTGCCCGACATGTGCGGCATCCCACTGGGCATCAAGGATCTGTTCTGCACGCAAGGCGTGGAGTCGCAGGCCGCGTCGGCGATCCTGTCCGGCTTCCGCCCGGAATACGAATCCACCGTCACACGCCAGCTGTTCGACGCGGGCGCGGTGATGCTGGGCAAGCTCAACATGGACGAGTTCGCGATGGGCTCGTCGAACGAGACCTCGACCTATGGCAACGCGGTCAACCCGTGGCGCCGCGAAGGCGATGACACGGCGCTGACGCCGGGTGGCTCGTCCGGCGGGTCGTCGGCGGCTGTCGCGGCGGATCTGTGCCTTGCGGCGACCGGCACCGATACCGGCGGCTCCATCCGCCAGCCTGCGGCCTTCACCGGCATCACCGGGCTGAAGCCCACCTATGGCCGGGTCAGCCGCTGGGGCATCATCGCCTATGCCTCCTCGCTCGATCAGGCCGGGCCGATGACCAAGACGGTGCGCGACGCGGCGATCATGCTGGGCGCGATGGCCGGGCATGACCCGAAGGATTCGACCTCCGCCGATCTGGCCGTGCCGGATTTCGAAGCCGCACTGACCGGCGACATTCGCGGCAAGACCATCGGCATTCCGCGCGAATACCGCATGGACGGCATGTCCGACGAGATCGACGCGCTGTGGCGCGAGGGCACCGAGATGCTGCGCGACGCGGGCGCGACGATCACCGACATTTCGCTGCCGCATACGAAATACGCGCTGCCGGCCTATTATGTCATCGCGCCCGCCGAGGCGTCCTCGAACCTTGCGCGTTATGACGGCGTGCGGTTCGGCCACCGGGCAAAGCTGGGTCAGGGCGACGGCATCACCGAGATGTATGAAAAGACCCGCGCCGAAGGTTTCGGCCACGAGGTACAGCGCCGGATCATGGTCGGCACCTATGTGCTGTCCGCCGGGTTCTACGACGCCTACTACAACCGCGCGCGCAAGGTCCGCACGCTGATCAAGCGCGACTTCGAGCAGGTCTTCGAGCAGGGTGTCGACGCGATCCTGACCCCGGCCACGCCCACCGCCGCCTTTGGTCTGGGCGAGATGACCGAGGCCGATCCGGTGGCGATGTATCTCAACGACGTGTTCACCGTGACGCTGAACCTTGCCGGTCTGCCGGGTGTCTCGGTGCCGACCGGGCTTGACCGCAGTGGTCTGCCGCTGGGGCTGCAACTGATCGGGCGCCCGTGGGAAGAGGCCGATCTGCTGAACACCGCCCATGCGCTTGAAACCGCGGCGGGCTTCGTTTCCAAGCCGACGCGCTGGTGGTAA